In Deltaproteobacteria bacterium, the following are encoded in one genomic region:
- a CDS encoding glycosyltransferase family 2 protein → MGQVSIVIPAYNESGIVGNTVESVREVFRDSGHEFEVIVVDDGSTDQTGREAEDAGALVIHHPKNIGYGNAILTGVKHARHPLVAITDADGTYPVSELPAMVSETEERGLDMLAGARKGKHYRGTAFKSGARAVLKYMAEFTAGRKIPDVNSGLRVMRRDMVLEYGPLLCGGFSFTTTITAVAMLDRRFVEYREIEYKARHGKSKVSYLRDALRVTRLLATVLLLFHPMKLYLLLAAGVSATGILAVIAHVALDVSGVTVSIFLATGLAAAFLIAMGLLAEQRRVMAETERAGSFRTKNR, encoded by the coding sequence TTGGGACAAGTAAGCATTGTCATTCCCGCATACAACGAATCCGGTATTGTGGGAAACACGGTGGAATCGGTTCGAGAGGTATTCAGGGACTCGGGACACGAGTTCGAAGTCATCGTGGTGGATGACGGATCCACGGACCAGACGGGCCGCGAAGCCGAGGATGCGGGAGCCCTCGTCATTCATCATCCCAAGAACATCGGCTACGGCAACGCCATCCTGACCGGCGTAAAGCACGCAAGACACCCCCTTGTCGCCATTACCGACGCCGACGGAACCTATCCGGTATCCGAACTGCCGGCCATGGTCTCCGAAACCGAGGAACGGGGTCTCGATATGTTGGCCGGAGCCCGGAAGGGTAAGCACTACCGGGGCACTGCCTTCAAATCCGGAGCGAGAGCGGTTCTCAAATACATGGCCGAATTTACCGCGGGAAGGAAAATCCCGGACGTGAACAGCGGTCTGCGCGTCATGCGGCGGGATATGGTGCTTGAATACGGGCCGCTGTTGTGCGGGGGATTCTCTTTCACCACCACCATCACCGCCGTCGCCATGCTGGACCGCCGGTTCGTGGAATATCGGGAAATCGAATACAAGGCGCGCCACGGAAAAAGCAAAGTGTCCTACCTTCGAGACGCCCTACGCGTGACCCGTCTCCTGGCCACGGTTCTTCTCCTCTTCCATCCCATGAAATTGTATCTGTTACTGGCGGCGGGCGTATCGGCAACGGGCATTCTGGCCGTCATTGCCCACGTGGCCCTCGATGTCTCCGGCGTAACGGTTTCCATCTTTCTGGCAACGGGCTTGGCCGCGGCCTTTCTGATCGCTATGGGGTTACTGGCCGAACAAAGGCGGGTAATGGCGGAAACGGAACGGGCGGGTTCTTTCAGAACAAAAAACAGATGA
- a CDS encoding 4Fe-4S binding protein: MKGHIVIDRELCKGCQRCVVVCPKKVIEVSDMLNAMGYYPACYVEETVEDTDKRKCTGCTLCAVTCPDIAIEVYRD, translated from the coding sequence TTGAAAGGGCACATTGTCATAGATCGGGAATTGTGTAAAGGATGCCAGCGTTGCGTCGTCGTATGCCCCAAGAAAGTGATTGAGGTGTCGGATATGCTGAACGCTATGGGGTACTATCCCGCATGCTACGTGGAAGAAACCGTCGAAGATACGGACAAGCGAAAGTGCACGGGTTGTACGCTTTGCGCCGTAACCTGTCCGGACATAGCCATTGAGGTGTACCGTGACTGA
- a CDS encoding 3-methyl-2-oxobutanoate dehydrogenase subunit VorB, producing MRGSHVVGEAAIRAGCRYYFGYPITPQNELPEYMATQFAAMPDATFVQAESELASINMVIGASMAGGRVMTSSSSPGISLKQEGISYLAAMELPGVIVNMMRGGPGLGNIAPSQSDYFQATRGGGHGDYRTLVLGPASGQELADLTRRAFELADEYLTPVMLLGDGMMGQMMEPVEFPEPIDPKSLPRKPWILDGARGRKSRLIRSLLLDPRIEEEHNWKLYRKYEAITDREQRSESYLTEDAQLVVVAYGTAARIAKGAVNRLRGNGLKVGLFRPISLWPFPFQALKSLSQWVRGFVVFEMSTGQMVEDVRLSLEGKRPTHFYGRPGGIVPSPQEVAHVLSGHYFRLDGKPGS from the coding sequence ATGAGGGGGAGCCACGTGGTGGGCGAGGCGGCAATCCGGGCAGGATGCCGTTACTATTTTGGCTATCCCATTACACCCCAGAACGAACTGCCTGAATATATGGCTACCCAGTTTGCGGCCATGCCGGACGCGACTTTTGTCCAGGCCGAAAGCGAGTTGGCTTCCATCAATATGGTGATTGGGGCGAGCATGGCCGGGGGTCGAGTCATGACGTCCTCTTCCAGCCCCGGGATCAGCCTGAAACAGGAGGGCATTTCGTACCTGGCGGCGATGGAGCTTCCCGGTGTTATCGTCAATATGATGAGGGGCGGCCCGGGCTTAGGGAACATCGCCCCCAGCCAGTCGGATTATTTCCAGGCCACCAGGGGCGGTGGGCATGGCGACTATCGAACCCTGGTGCTGGGGCCTGCGTCGGGTCAGGAATTGGCGGATTTGACCCGCAGAGCGTTCGAGTTGGCGGACGAGTATCTCACGCCGGTGATGCTGCTGGGTGACGGAATGATGGGACAGATGATGGAACCGGTGGAGTTTCCTGAGCCCATCGACCCGAAATCGTTGCCTCGCAAACCCTGGATTCTGGACGGGGCGCGGGGCCGAAAAAGCCGACTCATCCGTTCCCTGCTGTTGGATCCCCGTATCGAGGAAGAGCACAACTGGAAACTGTATCGCAAGTATGAAGCCATCACGGATCGGGAGCAGAGGTCGGAATCGTATCTCACGGAAGATGCCCAGTTGGTGGTTGTGGCATACGGAACCGCGGCCCGGATCGCAAAAGGGGCTGTGAACCGTCTAAGGGGAAACGGCCTCAAGGTCGGTCTGTTCCGGCCCATATCGCTTTGGCCGTTTCCTTTTCAGGCATTGAAAAGCTTGAGCCAATGGGTGCGCGGCTTTGTCGTGTTCGAGATGTCGACCGGGCAGATGGTAGAAGACGTCCGACTGTCCCTGGAGGGAAAAAGGCCGACGCATTTTTACGGCCGACCGGGAGGAATCGTGCCGTCGCCTCAGGAGGTCGCCCATGTGCTTTCAGGCCATTATTTTCGCCTGGACGGCAAGCCGGGATCGTAA